The DNA region TTACGCGCGCGGCAGACTTGCTGCGGCGCCGTGGGTTGGTGTGTGTGATCTCCGATTTTTACGATGCGCCCGAGGCCACGCAGGTGGAACTGCGCAGGGCCAATCGACGCGGGCATGACGTCGCGCTGTTGCAGGTGGTGTCGAAGCAGGAAGTGGATCTGCCGTTTGTGGGCGATCTTGACTTCGAGGATCTTGAGACGGGCGCGCGTGTGTTGCTCGACCCTCGCGCCACCAGAGCAGCGTATCGCGATCGCATGGCGGCCTTTCTGCAAGGGTGGCGCTCAGTCTCGAAGCGCGACGGCTTCGACTATGCGCTGATGACGACGGATGAGTCGCCGGCCGAGGCGTTGCGTGGCTACTTGCTCCGCCGCGGGGCGACGCCATGATGTGGATGGCGCCCTGGGCGTTTGCCGGACTCGTCGCCGTGGCCGCACCGGTCCTGGTGCACTGGCTCGCGCGACAGCAGGCCGACCGTTTGGCTTTTCCAACGCTGCAGTTCCTGGTGCGCACGCCGCCGGTGTCTGTGCGACGACATCGTTTGCGCGACCTGCCGCTGCTGCTGGTTCGTGTGTTGATCGTGGTGTCAGCGGTCGCCGCGCTCGCGCAGCCGGTGTGGGTGCGGCCGGCCGCGCCTGCGGCGCGACCGGCCCGCGCCATTGTGGTGGACACCAGCGCGAGCCTCGGGCGCGCGCTGGCAGATGGGCGCGTGGGCCGGGACGTGGCGCGTGAGGCGGCGGCGGCGTTCGCCGCCGAGGCCGGCGAGCCACCCGCGATGGTGATTCCGGCGGAGCAGCTCGCGGATGGTGTGGCGCAAGCGGCGGGGTGGCTGGCACGCGAGGAGGCGCCGCGCGAATTGATGGTGGTGTCGGATTTCCAGACAGGTGCGCTGGTGGCGTCCGACCTGGACGCGGTGCCGCCGGATGCGGGTGTGCGCCTGGTGCCGGTGGCTGTGAGCGGGCCGGTGCCGGCCGAGCCGGCACCGGCCCGCGGACGATTGCGGGTGGTCGCGGGCGCCGCTGGTAGCGAGGCCGCGCGCCGTGCGGCGGCGTCCGAAGTGGCCGCGCGCGGACTTATGACCTCTGAGGTCGTTTCCGGTGATCGCGCCGGAAACGACCTCAGAGGTCGTTTTGAGATCCCGCTGATCTTTCGCAACGCACCGGACCATGCGGCGTTGCGGGCCGCCAGCCGCCCGATCGATACACCTGAACTATTCGGCTGGGTTGCTGACATCCGTCACGAACTGCGCCGCGCCGGCTGGGCTGCGGAAAAGACGTCGGGTGTCTTTTTCGCGAAAAAGACACCCGACGTCTTTTCCGAGACCGGTATCGCCGTCTTCACCGACGCCGACCCCGGCAGCCTCGAGGCCGCCACCTTGATGGCGGCCATCCTCCGCGTCGCCGGGCCCCAGGCCCTGACACCCGCCGAGCGCGAGCCCGACACCCTCGCGCCTGCCACGCTCCAGGCGTGGCAGCGCGATCCCGCGCCACGGCCGGCGCTCGGCCGCAACAGCGGCCGCAGCGACGGCCGCTGGTTCTGGGCGCTGGCGCTCGCACTGCTCGCGCTCGAAACAGGGATGCGGCGCTCGACCCGCGTCGCGTCATCCGAGGTGGCCCATGCCGACGCCGCCTGACGTCCGCGTCCGCGCGCTGCTCGCACTTGTCCCCAGGCGTCTTGGCCTGCAGGCTGCCGCGCGCGCCATCGCCCTCGGCGCTGCCGTCGCCGTCGTGCCGTTCGTCTTCACCCGCCACTTCGGAGTGACGATCGGTGTCGGCATCATTGCCGCCGCCGCGCACTTCTGGGCTACACGAGGGCGCGCGCCCACAGCGCGGCCCTCATCGAAGCCAAGGCACCCCAGTGCCGAAACGTCCTGGTCACCGCCGAGGCCCTGCTCGAGGGGCGGCTCTCGGCCATCCCCGCCGTCCAGGCCGTGGTGATCGATGATGCGGCGCGGCAGGCCGACGGAATCGCGCCGGCGACGCTCTGGCCCTGGGGGCGTTCGGTGCTCGCGGTCGCGGTCGCAGTCCTGTTGTGGGTGCTGGTCACGTTCCTTCCCGCCGATCGCCTCCCGGGTCTGGCGCCCGGTGCGGTCATCGCCTCTTCCGCTGCTGTCGTCGATCAAGTCGAGATCGTCGTCACGCCGCCCCCGTACACGCGTCGTGCGGCAGAGACTGTGCGCAATCCTGAGCGCATCTCCGTGCTCGTGGGCTCGCGCGCCCGCGTGCAGATCACATCAGGCGCGGCCGCTGTCACGATCGAGTCGAGTGCGGGGAGCCAGCGCGTCAATCGTGGAGACTCCGCAGTGTTTGTCGGCGACGTGATGGTGGAGAGCGATGGCTACCTGGCCATCACGCCACTCGATGCCACCGGCACCGCCGGGCCGCGGCGACTAATCGGTGTGACCGCGGTCGTGGATCGCGCGCCCGAAGTGCGCGTCACCGAGCCCGCCAAGGACTTGTATCTGACGGATGGCAATACGCGCATCACCGTCCGCCTCCAGGCTGGCGACGACCTGGCGCTGCAAAGCCTGCGGTTGGCGTATACCAAGGTTGCCGGCGCCGGCGAGTCGTTCACGTTCACTGAAGGCGAAGTGCCGGTGACGGTCACGCGCGCCAGCGACCGTGAATGGACGGCTGTTGGCGTATTGCCGCTCGACACGATGGCGCTGGATATCGGCGACATGGTCGTATACCGAGGTGTGGCGACCGACGGCCGGCCCGGCGCCCCGCCGTGGAATCCGATGCCTTCTTCGTCGAAATCGTTTCGGCGAGCGACGCCATGGCGGAAGGGTTCTCGATCGACGATCGCCAGGACAAATACGCGCTGAGTCAACAGATGGTGATCATCAAGACCGAGCGCCTGATCGCGCGTGCGCCCGGCCTCTCCAGGGACGCGTTGATCGATGACGCCATGTCGATTGCCGCCGAGCAGCGGTCGGTGCGCGCCGAAATCATGTTCATGATGGGCGGCGAGTTCGAAGACGAATTTGTGGAGGCCGAACACGAGCACGAAGTGACCGACGGCCGGTTCGACAATACCGGCCGCGCCGATCTGGCACTCGCCACGCGGTCGATGAGCCGCGCCGCCACGCAACTGACGGAAGCCGATTTGAAGGCCGCGCTCACCAGCGAGCGAGTGGCGCTCGCCGCCATGCAGCGCGCCTTGTCGCGCCGCCGGTTCATCCTGCGCACCCTCACTGAGCGCAATCGCATCGACACGGCCCGCCGGCTCCAGGGAAAACTGGCGGACCTCGGCCGCGGCATGCGAAGTGTTGAACCCGCCGAGGCCGGCACCCTTGTGGAAGCCGTTCGCGCGGCACTGCTCGCGGTGAGCGATGTCTCCCGCGCGGCCACGCTCACGCCGGCTCACGCGGATCTGCTGTCGAATGCGGCCGCGCGCTTGCTCGTGGCCGACGGGCGCGGGGCGCCCGTCGTGGATATCGCCTCCAGACTCAGTGCGGCCGCAGAGGCGATCGCCGCCGCCAACGCAGAGGTCGCGCGGCGCTCTCTCGGCGACGCGGCGGCCCGGCTGACGGCCGTCGCTTCGGCGGAACTCGCCACTGCGCCCGCCGCCGGGCCGGATTCCGCGCGCGCCCGCTTGCTCGGAGCCCTCGCCGACGCGCTTCGCTCAGGAGGCGGCCGGTGACGAGCGAGCGCATCCTTCGCGCGGCAGCCGTACTCATCGCCGTTGCCGCTGTGGTCGATCCCGCCTTCCTCAGGTCCACCCAGGTGCGACCGACGGTGGTGGTGGCGCATGCGACGGCGTCCGACCGCGATCTGGCCGCGCGGGTTGCCGCGGCGCTTGAATCGACATTTGCGGTTTCCCGAGTTGATGTGGCGGGCGCCGCCGCCTACGTCCTGGCTGGTTCCGACGTCCCCGAAGAATGGCGGCCTCCCCAGTCAGCCGTGGT from Acidobacteriota bacterium includes:
- a CDS encoding BatA domain-containing protein, whose product is MAPWAFAGLVAVAAPVLVHWLARQQADRLAFPTLQFLVRTPPVSVRRHRLRDLPLLLVRVLIVVSAVAALAQPVWVRPAAPAARPARAIVVDTSASLGRALADGRVGRDVAREAAAAFAAEAGEPPAMVIPAEQLADGVAQAAGWLAREEAPRELMVVSDFQTGALVASDLDAVPPDAGVRLVPVAVSGPVPAEPAPARGRLRVVAGAAGSEAARRAAASEVAARGLMTSEVVSGDRAGNDLRGRFEIPLIFRNAPDHAALRAASRPIDTPELFGWVADIRHELRRAGWAAEKTSGVFFAKKTPDVFSETGIAVFTDADPGSLEAATLMAAILRVAGPQALTPAEREPDTLAPATLQAWQRDPAPRPALGRNSGRSDGRWFWALALALLALETGMRRSTRVASSEVAHADAA
- a CDS encoding DUF4175 family protein; translation: MVIDDAARQADGIAPATLWPWGRSVLAVAVAVLLWVLVTFLPADRLPGLAPGAVIASSAAVVDQVEIVVTPPPYTRRAAETVRNPERISVLVGSRARVQITSGAAAVTIESSAGSQRVNRGDSAVFVGDVMVESDGYLAITPLDATGTAGPRRLIGVTAVVDRAPEVRVTEPAKDLYLTDGNTRITVRLQAGDDLALQSLRLAYTKVAGAGESFTFTEGEVPVTVTRASDREWTAVGVLPLDTMALDIGDMVVYRGVATDGRPGAPPWNPMPSSSKSFRRATPWRKGSRSTIARTNTR